The following coding sequences are from one Schizosaccharomyces osmophilus chromosome 1, complete sequence window:
- the pwp1 gene encoding WD repeat protein Pwp1 — translation MSIISSVAFVPRGFAAEFPKTYELDEAEYERINNISKLKLEDARAQLENPDNEQENNEEALTDSEDQTASSGAGVQTAEEVDDELKEYQLDNYDDEEEEEQDDSLSAFSNIKGIQYHENGENDPYVTMNTQEEEQVEREEMQIYPTDNLLLAARTEDNMSHVEVYLYESNEENLYVHHDFLLPSFPLCLEWLDYKVGTSDDTPGNYVAVGTFDTEIEIWNLDVVDAVYPAAVLGASGASSTSNKKKKKAPKVNPKTHTDAVLALSSNRNAHNLLASGSADSSIKLWDLASCTCVKSFTYHTDKVSSLSWHPKMPSVLLSGSYDKTVRIADLRADAAPLSITIDSDVENVAWDPHNENNFFIGSDAGILYYCDARDMSKPVWQLQAHDGPISCLSINPNIPFFVATGSTDRMVKLWNTSDNAPKLAVSRDLDVGRVFTCSFIPDEPVAFHLAASGSKGLVRVWDTATNSGVRRAFDTRVSKDSVASKERVVQLDDAAANDDSDEEDEYEDIEANDEDDDSADEGEDQDMA, via the coding sequence GGATAAACAATATTTCCAAGTTGAAGCTTGAAGACGCTCGTGCTCAACTTGAGAACCCAGATAATGAACAGGAAAATAACGAAGAAGCACTTACTGACTCGGAAGATCAAACTGCTTCCTCAGGTGCAGGAGTTCAAACGGCAGAGGAAGTAGATGATGAACTCAAAGAATACCAGTTGGATAATTACGACgatgaggaagaggaagagcAAGATGATAGTTTGTCAGCATTTAGCAATATTAAAGGAATTCAATACCATGAAAATGGAGAGAATGATCCTTATGTGACAATGAATACAcaggaagaagaacaagTGGAACGTGAAGAGATGCAAATTTACCCTACAGACAACCTTTTGTTGGCTGCACGTACAGAGGACAACATGTCCCATGTCGAAGTATATTTGTATGaatcaaatgaagaaaatctcTATGTTCATCACgactttcttcttccatctTTCCCTTTGTGTTTAGAATGGCTTGATTACAAGGTTGGTACTTCTGATGATACACCCGGGAACTACGTGGCTGTAGGAACATTTGATACTGAAATTGAGATTTGGAATTTAGACGTGGTTGATGCGGTTTACCCAGCTGCTGTTTTAGGTGCAAGTGGTGCATCCTCAacttcaaataaaaagaagaaaaaggctCCCAAGGTGAACCCCAAAACCCACACCGATGCTGTTCTTGCTCTTTCTTCGAACCGCAACGCTCACAATCTTTTGGCCTCTGGTTCCGCAGACTCTAGTATTAAGCTTTGGGATTTGGCATCTTGTACTTGCGTAAAATCCTTTACTTATCACACCGATAAAGTCTCCTCTTTATCCTGGCATCCCAAAATGCCCTCTGTTTTGCTTTCTGGTAGTTATGATAAGACAGTTAGAATTGCCGATTTGCGTGCTGACGCTGCTCCTTTATCAATTACTATTGACAGTGATGTTGAAAATGTGGCATGGGATCCTCACAAtgaaaacaactttttcattgGTTCTGACGCCGGTATACTGTACTACTGTGATGCTAGAGACATGAGCAAACCCGTTTGGCAACTACAAGCGCACGACGGCCCTATTTCTTGTTTGAGCATCAACCCCAacattcctttctttgtcGCTACCGGTTCGACTGATCGAATGGTCAAATTGTGGAATACATCTGACAACGCCCCTAAGTTGGCGGTTTCTCGTGACCTTGACGTTGGTCGTGTGTTTACTTGCTCCTTCATTCCTGATGAACCTGTTGCCTTCCATTTGGCTGCTTCAGGAAGTAAGGGCCTTGTTCGCGTTTGGGATACTGCAACAAATTCTGGTGTCAGAAGAGCGTTTGACACTCGTGTCAGTAAAGACTCTGTTGCTTCCAAGGAACGGGTTGTTCAATTGGACGACGCAGCTGCCAATGATGACTCtgacgaagaagatgaatATGAGGATATTGAAGCAAACGA